In one Niallia taxi genomic region, the following are encoded:
- a CDS encoding choice-of-anchor I family protein has translation MKLPKKLKGISALSLTGLMLFSAYPSITLAESSLDVKKIASYSTGITDEDGGVAEIVKYNKDNEKFYVINGKAQTIDVVDLSGLYSTEVQNLQKEKSINIADVVNSDSFQYGDLTSIDINTDKKIIAAAVQDADYTKNGRIVVMNYDGEVQETFEAGVQPDMVKISADGKYILTADEAEPRQGLENGVDPEGSVTIVNFDTKKVNKVKFDDTSVINQDVHIRNGGTTADAVRDLEPEYLALNKDASKAYVTLQENNAVAAVDVTTGKVLSVKSLGYKDHSLEGNGLDAARNDKIEIKQLPILGAYMPDSIAQTEIGGVEYLLTANEGDATEWEEFVNIEDFKKVKDSITLDTSLFKGFTKEEAEAAFQEMKDSGDYDKLEVLTDRGTDAIYTLGGRSFSIWKADTLELVYDSGSDFEDITAAQYPDVFNWSNDDDVFEKRSAKKGPEPEDVKVGQIGNDLYAFIGLERIGGYMTYNISNPSSPTFASYLNTRDFSSAVSGDVAPEGLEFIQAVDSPTGRPLVLVGNEVSGTVSVNEYQTEQVIPIVEIALTETEAALEVGKTLALTASVKPANTTDSKELIWSSSDASIATVNETGLVTAVAPGTATITVETADKKHQATSIITVTAPVIADDETDDDPGTDTGTEEDTETDTNLPDEDTSSQDDQDNSGNENSSDNNSNESDDNIEVVETVTANDNNNAGNGNALPETATSNYSFLLYGGIILAGGGILYFIAKRRLA, from the coding sequence ATGAAGCTACCAAAAAAATTAAAAGGAATTTCCGCATTATCACTAACAGGCTTAATGCTGTTTTCTGCCTACCCATCAATCACACTTGCTGAAAGCAGCTTAGATGTGAAAAAAATTGCCAGTTACAGTACAGGCATTACGGATGAGGATGGCGGCGTTGCTGAAATCGTCAAATACAACAAGGATAATGAGAAATTCTATGTCATTAATGGTAAAGCCCAGACAATTGATGTTGTAGATCTGTCAGGTTTATACTCCACAGAAGTACAGAACCTGCAAAAAGAAAAGTCGATTAACATTGCGGATGTAGTCAATTCAGACTCCTTTCAATACGGAGACTTAACGAGCATCGATATTAATACAGATAAAAAGATTATTGCTGCAGCTGTTCAAGATGCTGATTATACGAAAAACGGACGAATCGTTGTCATGAACTATGATGGAGAAGTCCAGGAAACATTTGAAGCAGGTGTACAGCCTGACATGGTTAAGATTTCAGCTGATGGGAAATACATCCTGACTGCAGACGAAGCCGAGCCAAGACAAGGACTTGAAAACGGAGTAGATCCAGAAGGTTCTGTGACAATCGTTAATTTCGATACGAAAAAAGTTAATAAAGTAAAATTTGATGATACAAGTGTGATTAATCAGGATGTACATATCCGCAATGGCGGCACAACAGCTGATGCTGTCCGTGATCTTGAGCCAGAATATCTTGCTTTAAACAAGGATGCAAGCAAGGCTTATGTAACATTGCAAGAGAATAATGCAGTTGCCGCAGTTGATGTAACAACAGGCAAGGTGTTATCTGTTAAATCATTAGGATACAAAGACCACTCCTTAGAAGGAAATGGCCTTGATGCAGCCCGTAATGACAAAATTGAAATAAAGCAATTACCGATTCTAGGTGCATATATGCCTGACTCCATCGCGCAAACCGAAATCGGCGGTGTTGAATATCTCCTTACTGCAAATGAAGGTGATGCGACAGAGTGGGAAGAATTTGTTAATATCGAAGACTTCAAAAAAGTCAAAGATTCTATTACTTTAGATACTTCCCTGTTTAAAGGCTTTACGAAAGAAGAGGCAGAAGCAGCCTTTCAAGAAATGAAGGACTCAGGAGACTATGACAAGCTAGAAGTGCTGACAGACAGAGGCACAGACGCAATTTATACACTGGGCGGCCGCTCGTTCTCCATTTGGAAAGCAGATACGCTGGAACTAGTATACGACAGTGGCAGCGATTTTGAGGATATTACAGCAGCACAATATCCAGATGTATTCAACTGGTCAAATGATGACGATGTTTTTGAGAAACGAAGCGCCAAAAAAGGTCCTGAGCCTGAAGATGTTAAAGTCGGGCAAATCGGTAATGATCTGTATGCATTTATCGGACTAGAAAGAATCGGCGGTTACATGACCTATAATATTTCTAACCCTTCCTCTCCAACATTTGCTAGCTATTTGAATACTAGAGATTTTTCTAGTGCAGTGTCAGGAGATGTGGCACCAGAAGGACTTGAATTTATCCAAGCAGTGGATAGTCCTACAGGCAGACCTCTTGTCCTTGTCGGCAATGAGGTAAGCGGTACTGTTTCTGTTAATGAATATCAGACAGAACAGGTTATCCCTATTGTAGAGATTGCACTTACTGAAACAGAAGCTGCATTGGAAGTCGGCAAAACTTTAGCTCTAACTGCTTCCGTTAAACCAGCAAACACAACAGACAGCAAGGAATTAATATGGTCAAGCTCTGACGCAAGTATTGCCACTGTAAACGAAACAGGGTTAGTCACAGCTGTAGCACCAGGTACTGCAACTATCACAGTGGAAACTGCTGATAAAAAGCATCAGGCAACAAGCATTATTACAGTTACAGCACCAGTTATAGCTGATGATGAAACTGATGATGATCCAGGTACAGATACAGGCACAGAAGAAGACACGGAGACTGACACAAATCTTCCTGATGAAGATACATCTTCACAAGACGACCAAGATAACTCTGGTAACGAAAACAGTAGTGACAATAACAGCAACGAGTCTGATGATAATATAGAGGTTGTTGAAACTGTTACCGCAAATGATAACAATAACGCTGGCAATGGCAATGCACTGCCAGAAACAGCAACAAGTAATTACAGCTTCTTATTGTATGGCGGTATCATTCTTGCCGGCGGCGGTATCCTTTACTTTATTGCGAAACGCAGATTAGCATAA
- a CDS encoding glutamate-1-semialdehyde 2,1-aminomutase — MQHNNSERLHEEALKVIVGGVNSPSRSYKAVGGGAPVAMERGQGAYFFDVDGNQYIDYLAAYGPIITGHAHPHITKAITKAAESGVLYGTPTPHEVTFAKMLQEAIPSMEKVRFMNSGTEAVMTTIRVARAYTGRNKVIKFAGCYHGHSDPVLVAAGSGPSTLGTPDSAGVPAVIAADVITVPFNDPDAFKDAIEKWGAEIAAVLVEPIVGNFGIVEPIKGFLELINEYTHNAGALVIYDEVITAFRFTYGGAQDLLGVQPDLTALGKIIGGGLPIGAYGGKKEIMDKVAPVGPAYQAGTHAGNPASVLSGIACLEVLKQKGVYEHLDRLGALLEKGIAEAAATHNMPITINRLKGALTVYFTNEKVMNYEQAENTDGELFGKFFKLMVEQGIMLAPSKYEAWFITIAHTEEDIEATIHAVHNAFEALAKEL; from the coding sequence ATGCAGCATAATAATTCTGAGAGATTACATGAGGAAGCCCTTAAAGTAATCGTAGGCGGAGTCAACAGCCCTTCTCGTTCGTATAAAGCAGTTGGTGGCGGTGCACCTGTAGCAATGGAAAGGGGTCAAGGTGCTTACTTCTTTGATGTGGACGGAAACCAATATATTGATTATTTGGCAGCGTATGGTCCAATCATTACTGGACACGCTCATCCCCATATTACAAAAGCAATCACTAAAGCGGCAGAATCAGGGGTTTTATACGGAACGCCAACACCGCATGAAGTTACATTTGCAAAAATGCTTCAAGAGGCTATCCCTTCCATGGAGAAGGTCAGATTCATGAACTCTGGTACAGAGGCAGTCATGACTACAATCAGGGTCGCAAGAGCATATACCGGCAGAAACAAAGTAATTAAATTTGCAGGTTGCTACCACGGTCACTCTGACCCGGTTCTTGTTGCGGCAGGTTCTGGTCCATCTACACTGGGAACTCCGGATTCAGCTGGTGTACCAGCAGTAATCGCAGCTGATGTTATCACTGTTCCATTCAACGATCCTGATGCATTCAAGGATGCTATTGAAAAATGGGGTGCAGAAATTGCGGCAGTTCTTGTAGAGCCAATCGTTGGTAACTTTGGAATTGTCGAGCCGATTAAAGGGTTCCTTGAATTAATCAATGAATATACGCATAACGCTGGTGCACTTGTCATCTATGATGAGGTAATTACAGCATTCCGCTTTACATATGGCGGCGCACAGGACTTATTAGGAGTTCAGCCAGATTTAACAGCATTAGGAAAAATTATCGGCGGAGGCTTACCAATCGGAGCTTATGGCGGTAAAAAGGAAATCATGGACAAAGTGGCACCAGTAGGACCAGCATACCAGGCTGGCACACATGCTGGAAATCCAGCATCTGTTCTTTCAGGGATTGCTTGTCTTGAAGTACTAAAGCAAAAAGGCGTATACGAGCATTTAGACAGACTTGGAGCATTGCTTGAAAAGGGTATTGCCGAAGCTGCCGCTACACATAATATGCCTATTACAATTAATCGGTTAAAAGGCGCTTTGACTGTTTATTTCACAAACGAAAAAGTAATGAATTATGAACAAGCCGAAAATACAGACGGCGAGCTTTTCGGTAAATTCTTTAAGTTAATGGTTGAACAAGGCATTATGCTTGCACCTTCCAAATACGAAGCATGGTTCATTACAATCGCCCATACAGAGGAAGATATCGAAGCAACAATACATGCAGTCCACAATGCTTTCGAAGCATTAGCAAAAGAACTATAA
- a CDS encoding type II toxin-antitoxin system SpoIISA family toxin, translated as MMIRKDSQKLIIKLAFPLIVFALIVLTKNYWGNEAVAFLQGNKWSLIIGFTAIMLYISWSFPIFFRESKQNLRRTWYFLFIVGMILLLMDIGFKESEWRSYALMALMFVFVDLAIFITPNIKRIGVAEVESINEVESINDEMKKVIIQTKSRSKQFTTILDSIATESFGTQDWTDIEDYRISLEDFLYAYGEVCRQDITVFCKEDDSIFTAEVGTTLGIELNEDQLNRLNEETIVQLDKKIVLIPFTKLIHPVIISVESEKEPLLQIDFDYIIDLAVIHTWYKEQ; from the coding sequence ATGATGATTAGAAAGGATTCACAGAAGCTGATAATCAAGTTAGCGTTTCCGCTTATTGTTTTCGCCCTTATAGTGTTGACGAAAAATTATTGGGGCAATGAGGCTGTTGCTTTTTTACAGGGAAATAAATGGAGTTTAATAATTGGATTTACGGCTATTATGTTATATATTAGCTGGTCGTTTCCGATTTTCTTCCGAGAATCCAAGCAAAACCTGAGAAGGACATGGTATTTTCTGTTTATTGTTGGCATGATTTTGCTGCTGATGGATATAGGGTTTAAGGAGAGCGAATGGAGGAGCTATGCATTGATGGCTCTTATGTTTGTTTTTGTAGACTTGGCTATATTTATCACACCGAATATTAAAAGAATCGGGGTAGCAGAAGTAGAAAGCATCAATGAGGTAGAGAGCATTAATGATGAGATGAAAAAAGTAATCATTCAGACGAAAAGCAGAAGTAAACAGTTCACGACGATTTTGGACAGTATTGCGACAGAATCATTCGGAACACAAGATTGGACGGATATAGAAGACTACCGGATAAGCCTTGAGGATTTCCTGTATGCTTATGGAGAAGTGTGCAGACAGGATATTACGGTTTTCTGCAAAGAGGATGACAGCATCTTTACTGCTGAAGTCGGGACTACTCTCGGAATTGAACTGAATGAGGATCAGCTAAACCGTTTAAATGAAGAGACAATTGTGCAATTAGACAAAAAAATAGTGCTTATTCCTTTCACGAAATTGATTCATCCTGTCATCATTTCTGTTGAATCGGAAAAGGAGCCGCTGCTGCAAATCGATTTTGACTATATTATTGACCTTGCAGTAATTCACACATGGTACAAGGAGCAATAA
- a CDS encoding nucleotidyltransferase-like protein: MEDILRPIYQERASQANTLGVLMIEKRQKEMTVTDTFDSVMLIIVKEADKPVFIKHYTYTDKKAALHIITETQLKKWILLGTNKKIFEWLYNGRVIFDRNEYVSQLKSELKDFPVIQRKRKMGVEFAKLIRRYMDGKAFFENKHYLDAYNDVVHSLHHLARLAVIENGFHPEVTVWSQVKQIEPEIYKLYVELINSEEPLEKRLELLFLASEFLIHSKTKMSIQHISDILAEQDYWSFNDLIENEELFLVYSVDLGRLIEYLIEKHFIEVVEVETKSPKVYHRYYKVSKKD; the protein is encoded by the coding sequence ATGGAAGACATTCTTCGTCCGATTTATCAAGAGAGAGCAAGCCAAGCGAATACACTTGGAGTTCTTATGATAGAAAAAAGACAAAAAGAAATGACGGTAACAGATACATTTGACTCGGTGATGCTTATCATCGTGAAAGAGGCAGACAAGCCTGTTTTTATTAAACATTACACGTATACAGACAAAAAAGCTGCACTTCATATTATTACAGAAACACAATTAAAAAAATGGATTTTGCTTGGGACAAATAAAAAAATATTTGAATGGCTTTATAATGGGAGAGTTATATTTGATCGAAATGAATATGTATCCCAGTTGAAAAGCGAGTTGAAGGATTTCCCTGTCATCCAAAGGAAACGTAAGATGGGAGTGGAGTTTGCTAAGTTAATTAGAAGATATATGGATGGTAAAGCATTTTTTGAGAACAAACATTATCTTGATGCATATAATGATGTCGTTCACTCCTTACATCATCTTGCGCGACTTGCTGTTATTGAAAATGGGTTTCATCCAGAGGTTACAGTTTGGAGCCAAGTTAAGCAAATTGAACCAGAGATATACAAATTGTATGTCGAATTGATTAATAGTGAGGAGCCTTTGGAAAAAAGACTTGAGTTGCTGTTTTTGGCAAGTGAATTCCTTATCCACTCTAAAACGAAAATGAGCATTCAGCATATTTCAGATATATTAGCGGAACAAGATTATTGGTCTTTTAATGACCTTATAGAGAATGAAGAATTGTTTCTTGTATATTCCGTTGATTTGGGCAGGCTGATTGAATATTTAATTGAGAAACACTTTATTGAGGTGGTCGAGGTAGAAACTAAAAGTCCTAAGGTATATCACCGTTATTATAAGGTTTCAAAAAAAGATTAA
- a CDS encoding nuclease-related domain-containing protein yields the protein MTQEKKGIKAKVAADRIGELGEYKINIQLDQLPKNYLYLSDLLIKNSKAKSGYSQIDHIVLTPYAIFVIETKNYKGTIYGDRKRKNWSVNGKFPMMNPFNQNYGHIEAIKAVLSAVKGITYVSMISFTRRAVFKVNDELRQMKSNDLIVYDTELSDFIARKCNVLKLVNPNPIFSDLIIKIMHSALEKANVTSPELRNLHVDELKRDGESSN from the coding sequence ATGACTCAGGAAAAAAAAGGCATAAAAGCAAAAGTTGCTGCGGACAGAATTGGTGAATTAGGAGAATATAAGATAAATATCCAGTTAGACCAGCTGCCTAAAAATTATTTGTATCTCAGCGATTTGCTTATTAAAAACAGCAAAGCTAAATCTGGCTATTCTCAAATTGATCATATTGTGTTAACTCCGTATGCCATTTTTGTAATAGAAACAAAAAATTACAAAGGAACGATTTACGGTGACCGCAAGCGAAAGAACTGGAGTGTTAATGGAAAGTTTCCAATGATGAACCCATTCAATCAAAACTATGGGCATATAGAGGCTATTAAAGCTGTTTTGAGCGCTGTTAAGGGGATAACATATGTATCAATGATTTCCTTTACTAGAAGAGCCGTATTTAAAGTTAATGATGAACTGAGACAAATGAAATCAAATGATCTTATTGTATATGATACAGAGCTTTCCGATTTTATCGCGAGAAAATGTAATGTACTTAAGCTGGTTAATCCTAATCCGATTTTTTCAGATCTTATCATTAAAATTATGCATAGTGCTTTAGAAAAGGCAAATGTCACATCCCCTGAATTACGAAACCTGCATGTAGACGAGTTGAAAAGAGACGGAGAGAGCAGCAATTAA
- the perR gene encoding peroxide-responsive transcriptional repressor PerR: MSVEHNELQEALDKLKETGVRITPQRHAILEYLISSMSHPTADEIYKALEGKFPNMSVATVYNNLRVFKEVSLVKELTYGDSSSRFDFITSHHYHIICKECGKIVDFHYPGLDEVEQFASHVSGFKISHHRLEIYGTCPDCAKNEAH; encoded by the coding sequence ATGTCTGTGGAACATAATGAGTTACAGGAAGCTCTTGATAAATTAAAAGAAACAGGAGTGCGCATTACCCCGCAGCGTCATGCGATACTTGAATACTTAATAAGCTCAATGTCACATCCGACTGCCGATGAAATTTACAAAGCACTGGAAGGCAAATTTCCAAATATGAGTGTGGCCACTGTTTATAATAATTTAAGAGTTTTTAAAGAAGTGAGTCTTGTAAAGGAATTGACGTATGGTGATTCCTCAAGCCGATTTGATTTTATAACTTCCCATCATTACCATATCATATGTAAGGAATGCGGGAAGATAGTGGATTTCCATTATCCTGGACTAGACGAGGTAGAACAGTTCGCAAGCCATGTTTCAGGTTTTAAAATCAGTCATCACCGCTTAGAAATTTATGGAACATGTCCTGACTGTGCAAAAAATGAAGCGCACTAA
- the bcp gene encoding thioredoxin-dependent thiol peroxidase, with the protein MSVNIGEQAPDFELEANSGKVIKLSDYRGKNIVLYFYPKDMTPGCTTEACDFRDSHSRFEELEAVVLGVSPDPVDKHKKFIAKHELPFLLLADEDHKVAESYDVWKLKKNFGKEYMGIERSTFLIDKEGRLVREWRKVKVAGHVEEIAEELKKL; encoded by the coding sequence ATGAGTGTAAATATAGGAGAACAAGCACCTGATTTCGAATTAGAAGCAAACAGCGGCAAGGTAATTAAACTGTCTGATTATAGAGGGAAAAATATTGTTTTATACTTTTATCCAAAAGATATGACACCTGGCTGTACAACTGAAGCATGTGATTTTAGGGACAGTCATTCGAGATTCGAGGAACTAGAAGCCGTTGTCCTTGGTGTAAGCCCAGACCCTGTAGATAAACACAAGAAGTTTATTGCAAAGCATGAGCTGCCATTCCTTCTGCTTGCAGATGAAGATCATAAAGTGGCAGAGAGTTATGATGTATGGAAGCTGAAGAAAAACTTTGGAAAGGAATATATGGGGATAGAACGTTCCACTTTTCTTATTGACAAGGAGGGGAGGCTTGTTCGTGAGTGGAGAAAGGTTAAAGTTGCCGGCCATGTCGAGGAAATTGCAGAAGAGCTGAAAAAGCTTTAA
- the ntdP gene encoding nucleoside tri-diphosphate phosphatase — MGVPIEGEPIQIHSYKHNGHIHRIWDETTILKGTQNLIIGGNDRTIVTESDGRTWVTREPAICYFHSQYWFNVIGMIREDGIHYYCNLSSPFIYDGEAVKYIDYDLDIKIFPDMTFNLLDEDEYERHRAEMNYPEAIDRILKSHVNQLIQWIRQRKGPFAPDFIDLWYERYLTYRS; from the coding sequence ATGGGCGTACCTATCGAGGGTGAACCAATACAAATCCATAGCTACAAGCATAATGGTCACATCCATCGAATCTGGGACGAAACAACGATACTTAAAGGGACGCAAAATTTAATAATAGGCGGTAATGATCGGACAATTGTTACAGAATCAGACGGCAGAACATGGGTCACCCGTGAACCGGCAATATGCTACTTTCATTCCCAATACTGGTTTAATGTAATAGGAATGATAAGGGAAGACGGAATCCATTATTATTGTAACCTTAGTTCGCCATTTATTTATGATGGAGAAGCAGTAAAATATATTGATTATGATTTGGATATAAAGATTTTCCCTGATATGACATTCAATCTTCTTGATGAGGATGAATATGAACGTCATCGTGCAGAAATGAATTATCCTGAAGCGATCGACCGTATTTTGAAATCGCATGTTAATCAATTGATCCAGTGGATACGCCAAAGAAAGGGTCCCTTTGCACCAGATTTTATTGATTTATGGTATGAAAGGTATTTAACGTACAGAAGTTAA
- a CDS encoding ABC transporter ATP-binding protein, which translates to MDSIKRYLHFVKPYRMQIIGTIIIGIVKFAIPLLIPLLLKFVVDDIINATDLDKQERITSLLKMMGIMLVIFVIVRPPVEYYRQYFAQWTSNKILYDIRDQLFAHLQKLSLKYYSNTRAGEVISRVINDVEQTKNFILTGLMNLWLDGVTILITIGIMLTMNVKLTIISIILLPFYALSIKHFFGNLRTLTRERSQALAGVQSFLHERVQGISVIKSFATEDHEQKHFKKYNNAFLEKATDHTRWNAKAFAVVNTITDISPIIVIAYSGYQVLTDQLSLGAMVAFFAYIERLYNPLRRMVNSSTTLTQSIASMDRVFELIDEKYDIQDKPNAIPCNEVQGEIEFKEVDFAYDENDSLVLNNISLKIKQGETVAFVGMSGGGKSSLISLIPRFYDVTGGTIMLDGKDIRDFQVRTLRDKIGMVLQENILFSESIKENIMIGNPDATIEEVMEAAKAANAHEFIMQLPDGYDTKVGERGVKLSGGQKQRVAIARVFLKNPPILILDEATSALDLESEQSIQEAIEKLAKERTTLIVAHRLSTITHADRIVLINNGEIAEDGSHEQLMKLKGHYFNLFQIQQLGV; encoded by the coding sequence GTGGACAGTATAAAAAGATATTTGCATTTTGTAAAACCATATCGAATGCAAATTATAGGGACAATCATCATTGGAATCGTTAAATTCGCTATTCCCTTGCTTATTCCGCTTTTACTGAAATTTGTAGTTGATGACATCATCAATGCAACAGATTTGGACAAGCAGGAAAGAATAACAAGTCTTTTAAAGATGATGGGGATAATGCTGGTCATTTTTGTCATCGTCAGACCGCCTGTTGAATACTACCGTCAATATTTTGCACAGTGGACATCGAATAAGATTCTTTATGATATTCGCGATCAGCTGTTTGCTCACCTGCAAAAGCTTAGCTTGAAGTACTACTCCAATACAAGGGCTGGTGAAGTTATTTCACGGGTCATTAATGATGTGGAGCAAACAAAGAACTTTATACTGACAGGTCTGATGAATTTATGGCTTGATGGTGTCACGATATTAATAACAATCGGGATCATGCTGACAATGAATGTAAAGCTGACGATTATCTCGATCATCCTTTTACCGTTTTACGCCTTGTCAATCAAGCATTTCTTCGGAAACTTAAGAACGCTGACAAGAGAGAGGTCTCAGGCTTTAGCAGGAGTACAGAGTTTCCTACACGAAAGAGTACAAGGAATTTCGGTTATTAAAAGCTTTGCAACAGAAGACCATGAACAAAAGCACTTTAAGAAGTATAATAATGCATTCTTGGAAAAGGCGACAGATCATACACGCTGGAATGCTAAAGCTTTTGCCGTAGTTAATACGATTACAGACATCTCACCGATTATTGTGATTGCATACTCTGGATATCAAGTATTAACAGATCAGCTGTCATTAGGTGCAATGGTAGCATTCTTTGCCTATATTGAAAGGCTGTATAATCCGTTGCGAAGAATGGTGAATTCATCAACGACGCTGACGCAGTCAATTGCTTCAATGGACCGTGTTTTTGAGCTGATTGATGAGAAATACGATATTCAGGATAAGCCGAATGCAATTCCTTGTAACGAAGTGCAAGGGGAGATTGAATTTAAGGAAGTTGATTTCGCCTATGATGAAAATGATTCCCTTGTGCTCAATAATATCTCTTTGAAAATTAAGCAAGGAGAAACAGTTGCTTTTGTTGGTATGAGTGGAGGCGGAAAATCATCACTCATTAGCTTAATACCTCGTTTCTATGATGTTACTGGTGGTACCATCATGCTCGATGGAAAGGATATTCGCGATTTTCAAGTACGAACATTGAGAGATAAAATCGGAATGGTTCTCCAAGAAAATATTTTATTCAGTGAGTCGATAAAAGAGAACATTATGATAGGTAATCCGGATGCAACAATAGAAGAAGTGATGGAGGCGGCAAAGGCTGCAAACGCCCATGAATTTATCATGCAGCTTCCAGATGGTTATGATACGAAGGTAGGGGAAAGAGGCGTGAAGCTGAGCGGCGGCCAAAAGCAGCGTGTCGCAATTGCTCGTGTATTCCTGAAGAATCCTCCGATCTTAATTTTGGATGAAGCAACTTCAGCGCTTGATTTAGAAAGCGAGCAGTCAATACAAGAGGCAATTGAAAAACTGGCAAAAGAAAGAACGACATTGATTGTCGCTCACAGGCTTTCAACAATTACACATGCAGACCGAATTGTGTTAATCAATAATGGCGAAATCGCGGAAGATGGCAGCCATGAACAGTTGATGAAGCTAAAAGGCCATTATTTCAATCTGTTTCAAATTCAACAGCTAGGAGTATAG
- a CDS encoding FUSC family protein yields MTLGARILKTGIAIVLALLLAQTLQVPTPVFAGISAIFAIQPTIYRSYLSIIEQIQGNIIGAIIAVVFVLSFGNNIFIIGLAAVIVITINLKLKLEKTIILSTVTLIAIMETTTDDFIIFAIIRFSTIMLGIISAFIVNLVFLPPKYENKLYNSISDISEEVTKWIRLNIRHASEHSLLKNDIDKISDRIIKIDQLYLMYKEERNYFKRNTPFKARKLVIYRQMINTLKRSFHTLKKLHRFENELKTLPENFQNIIQQQLDCLIHHHEHVMLKFIGKVKPNVTFEEGNITLDRKELFYQLINHYRETVNERVCEQNEEIVQYHAMQIISAIIEYDENVEHLDTLITTIQVHHNHEPELKIEE; encoded by the coding sequence ATGACACTTGGAGCGCGCATTCTTAAAACAGGAATCGCCATCGTTTTAGCATTGCTGCTTGCACAAACACTGCAAGTACCAACTCCTGTATTCGCGGGAATTTCAGCGATTTTTGCGATACAGCCTACTATCTATCGATCTTACTTATCTATAATAGAACAAATTCAAGGTAATATAATCGGCGCGATCATCGCAGTTGTCTTTGTACTTAGCTTTGGCAACAACATCTTTATTATCGGTCTAGCAGCCGTTATCGTCATTACAATTAACTTAAAGCTTAAACTGGAAAAGACGATCATTTTGTCGACAGTGACGTTGATCGCTATTATGGAAACAACAACAGATGACTTCATCATCTTTGCGATAATACGATTTTCTACTATTATGCTTGGGATTATTTCAGCATTTATCGTTAATCTCGTGTTTTTGCCTCCTAAATATGAAAACAAGCTGTACAACAGCATTTCTGATATTAGTGAAGAAGTTACAAAGTGGATTCGCCTCAATATAAGGCATGCATCCGAACATAGTCTATTGAAAAATGACATCGACAAGATTTCCGACCGGATAATTAAAATAGACCAGCTTTATTTAATGTATAAAGAAGAAAGAAACTATTTTAAGAGGAATACCCCTTTTAAAGCAAGAAAGCTTGTCATCTACAGGCAGATGATAAACACACTTAAAAGGTCCTTTCATACTTTGAAAAAGCTGCACCGTTTTGAAAATGAGCTTAAAACACTGCCAGAGAATTTTCAAAATATCATTCAGCAGCAGCTCGATTGTCTGATCCATCATCATGAGCATGTTATGCTGAAGTTCATTGGAAAGGTAAAGCCAAATGTCACCTTTGAAGAGGGTAATATCACCCTAGATAGAAAAGAATTGTTCTATCAGCTTATTAACCATTACCGGGAAACGGTAAATGAGCGGGTATGTGAGCAAAACGAGGAGATTGTACAGTATCATGCGATGCAAATCATTTCTGCCATCATTGAGTATGATGAGAATGTGGAGCATTTAGATACGCTGATCACTACAATTCAAGTTCATCATAATCATGAGCCTGAATTGAAAATAGAAGAATAA
- a CDS encoding ion channel: protein MFFYFLLAMIIFFIMMSLRTLFVPYRLKEKWVSFENFLYLFFVYITIMIGFGLIYTLLQLNGVQVYNESQQIYASSLHFLDELQTGIYFSGITLFSVGFGDLTPIGLGRLIVVIEALIGYTIPAAFVARAVLDMES, encoded by the coding sequence GTGTTTTTTTATTTTTTGTTAGCGATGATTATCTTTTTTATTATGATGAGCTTGCGAACGCTGTTTGTTCCTTATCGCCTGAAAGAAAAATGGGTCTCATTTGAAAACTTTTTGTATCTTTTCTTTGTTTATATCACCATAATGATAGGCTTTGGCCTAATTTACACGCTTCTTCAGTTAAATGGCGTGCAGGTCTATAACGAAAGCCAGCAAATATATGCTTCTTCACTACATTTTTTAGACGAGCTGCAAACAGGTATATACTTTAGTGGGATTACGCTGTTTTCAGTAGGGTTTGGTGATTTGACGCCAATTGGTCTCGGCAGATTGATAGTAGTAATTGAAGCGCTTATCGGGTATACCATCCCAGCGGCATTTGTTGCAAGAGCTGTGTTAGATATGGAAAGTTAA